From the genome of Yersinia enterocolitica, one region includes:
- a CDS encoding cellulase: protein MFKRQICALLLVSFGSAATCDWPAWQQFKHDYVSDGGRIIDPSSPRKVTTSEGQSYGLFFALVANDRETFDQLLSWTENNLAAGDLTARLPVWLWGQRKDNNWDVLDPNSASDADLWIAYSLLEAGRLWDSRRYQTMGTLLLQRIAQEEVVNIPGLGEMLLPGKIGFNDDDRWRLNPSYLPPQLLARFASLAGPWKAMVKVNQRLLLETAPYGFSPDWVVWQEGKGWQPDETRPDVGSYDAIRSYLWVGMLSNNSPEKAVLIQRFQPMAGVTQQRGVPPENTDTSNGKTSGKGSEGFSAALLPFLASSPEPYNQQTLSVQQQRVQDSPPPADAYYSAVLTLFGQGWAQHRYSFNRQGELQPSWNSQCATLKYTGS, encoded by the coding sequence ATGTTTAAGCGACAGATCTGTGCCCTGCTGCTCGTCAGTTTTGGTAGCGCAGCAACATGTGATTGGCCAGCATGGCAGCAGTTCAAACATGACTATGTCAGCGATGGCGGGCGCATTATTGATCCCAGCAGCCCGAGGAAAGTCACCACGTCGGAAGGACAGAGTTATGGGTTGTTTTTTGCTCTGGTTGCCAATGATCGGGAAACCTTTGACCAATTATTGTCCTGGACGGAAAACAACCTGGCCGCCGGGGATTTAACCGCACGTCTGCCGGTATGGCTATGGGGACAACGCAAGGATAATAATTGGGATGTTCTGGACCCCAATTCGGCCTCTGACGCGGATTTATGGATTGCATACAGCTTGCTGGAAGCGGGGCGGTTATGGGATAGCCGCCGTTACCAGACGATGGGTACTTTGTTGCTGCAACGTATTGCTCAAGAGGAAGTGGTGAATATTCCGGGCCTTGGCGAAATGCTATTGCCGGGGAAAATTGGTTTTAATGATGATGACCGTTGGCGGCTCAACCCGAGTTATCTGCCGCCACAACTGTTGGCCCGCTTTGCCTCTTTGGCGGGGCCGTGGAAAGCGATGGTTAAAGTCAATCAGCGCTTATTGCTTGAAACGGCACCCTATGGTTTCTCCCCTGATTGGGTGGTTTGGCAAGAGGGCAAAGGCTGGCAACCTGATGAGACACGGCCCGATGTCGGTAGCTACGATGCGATACGCAGCTATTTGTGGGTTGGTATGTTGTCCAATAACAGCCCAGAAAAGGCTGTATTAATCCAGCGCTTCCAGCCGATGGCGGGGGTAACCCAACAACGTGGGGTACCACCAGAAAATACGGATACCAGCAACGGTAAAACCAGTGGTAAGGGATCGGAAGGGTTCTCGGCGGCATTACTGCCATTTTTAGCCAGTAGCCCTGAACCCTATAATCAGCAAACCTTGAGCGTGCAACAACAACGTGTGCAAGATTCGCCACCGCCCGCAGATGCCTATTACAGTGCGGTGCTAACACTGTTTGGTCAGGGATGGGCGCAGCATCGTTATAGTTTCAATCGTCAGGGTGAGCTTCAGCCCTCATGGAACAGTCAATGCGCAACATTAAAATATACTGGCTCTTAA
- the yhjQ gene encoding cellulose synthase operon protein YhjQ: protein MPVLALQGIRGGTGTTSVTAALAWALQQLKESVLVIDFSPDNLLRLHFNMPFDQTRGWAKAEIEGQGWQQGAMRYTEGLDFLPFGQLTLIETEQLNSSLQQHPGQWRENLSALQASAPDCWILLDIPAGDSIFTRQILALADLVLVLIHADASCHIRLHQQNLPVDCHFLLNQFSASSHLQQDLHQLWLQSLDNLLPTFIHRDEAMAEALAAKQPLGEYSEQSLAAEEVTTLANWCLITVANNRL, encoded by the coding sequence ATGCCGGTACTGGCGTTACAAGGGATAAGAGGGGGGACTGGTACCACATCGGTAACCGCCGCGCTTGCTTGGGCATTGCAACAACTGAAGGAATCAGTTCTGGTGATCGATTTTTCACCGGATAATTTATTGCGGTTGCATTTCAATATGCCGTTTGATCAAACCCGTGGTTGGGCCAAAGCTGAAATTGAGGGCCAAGGTTGGCAGCAAGGGGCGATGCGCTATACCGAAGGGTTGGATTTTCTGCCATTTGGCCAACTAACTCTCATTGAAACTGAGCAACTGAACTCGTCCTTACAACAGCACCCCGGTCAATGGCGAGAAAACCTGTCTGCGTTGCAAGCCAGCGCGCCCGATTGCTGGATTCTATTGGATATCCCTGCGGGTGATAGTATATTCACGCGCCAAATTTTAGCGCTGGCTGATCTGGTGCTGGTATTGATCCATGCCGATGCCAGTTGTCATATTCGTCTACATCAGCAAAATTTGCCTGTCGACTGCCATTTCCTGCTGAACCAATTTTCTGCCAGTAGCCATCTACAACAGGATTTACATCAGCTTTGGCTACAAAGCCTAGATAACTTATTGCCTACATTTATTCATCGCGATGAAGCAATGGCTGAAGCGTTGGCGGCCAAACAACCATTGGGTGAATACAGTGAGCAAAGTTTGGCTGCTGAAGAGGTCACCACACTGGCAAATTGGTGTTTGATTACTGTGGCGAACAACAGGCTATGA
- the bcsA gene encoding UDP-forming cellulose synthase catalytic subunit (polymerizes uridine 5'-diphosphate glucose to cellulose; acts with BcsB, BcsZ and BcsC in cellulose biosynthesis) — protein sequence MNYLMRMLFLTPVYQGMRRRYHLYMQQGCTVLTAFLTTLALPLCWIFLRLESPSWQRVIQNRTYWFPQISPIRPRLGDGLRYLLQGLWLLLTYPESRNEKRHQPAAVGKKWVKHTRQGYIRWLGNMPERFELQRLEQSLITRLTPSSKRTRRVLFIILGIFTGILALLCISQPFGMMAQFVFVLLLWALAMVVRRVPGRLPTLMLIVLSLTVSCRYLWWRYTETLNWDDPVSLVCGLLLLFAETYAWVVLVLGYFQTIWPLNRQPVAMPDDINSWPTIDLMVPTYNEDLGVVKPTIYAALGIDWPKDKINIYILDDGNRPAFKAFAAEVGVHYIARPTHEHAKAGNINHALKQANGEFVAIFDCDHVPTRSFLQLTLGWFFKDTKLGILQTPHHFFSPDPFERNLGRFRQTPNEGTLFYGLVQDGNDMWDATFFCGSCAVLRRSALDAIGGIAVETVTEDAHTSLRMHRKGYSSAYIRIPQAAGLATESLSAHIGQRIRWARGMVQIFRLDNPLLGKGLKLVQRLCYANAMLHFLSGIPRLIFLTAPLAFLLLHAYIIFAPALAIALYVLPHMIHASLTNSRLQGKYRHSFWSEIYETVLAWYIARPTTMALLSPHKGTFNVTSKGGLVEEQHVDWVITRPYIALVLLNVAGLIAGLWRLGHGPSNEIMTVVISLVWVIYNMTILGGAVAVAVEAKQVRQSHRVEIAMPAAVARADGHLFSCTLRDYSDGGVGIEMREAGLLQEGEAVHLLLKRGAQEYTFPCEVTRAFGTKAGMRMHQLSVAQHIDFIQCTFARADTWALWQDGFPEDKPIESLRDVLALGFRGYVRMASYAPPVMRNVLVGFTSLIAWIASFVPHGVGKNQAPSSQGQTVAQH from the coding sequence ATGAACTACTTGATGCGGATGTTATTTCTGACCCCGGTTTATCAGGGGATGCGCCGTCGTTATCATCTGTATATGCAGCAAGGTTGCACCGTGCTCACCGCCTTTTTGACCACGTTGGCGCTGCCGTTGTGCTGGATTTTTCTGCGTCTGGAGTCGCCCAGTTGGCAACGTGTAATACAAAACCGCACTTACTGGTTCCCACAGATTTCACCTATTCGCCCACGGCTTGGCGATGGCCTACGGTATCTCTTGCAAGGGCTGTGGCTGCTACTGACCTATCCTGAATCGCGCAATGAAAAGAGGCACCAGCCTGCCGCAGTCGGCAAAAAGTGGGTAAAACATACCAGACAAGGTTATATCCGTTGGCTGGGGAATATGCCCGAACGTTTTGAACTCCAGCGACTGGAACAATCGCTTATCACCCGATTAACCCCGTCATCAAAGCGCACCCGCCGGGTCCTGTTTATTATTTTGGGTATTTTTACCGGCATATTAGCGTTGCTGTGTATTTCTCAGCCGTTTGGCATGATGGCGCAGTTCGTTTTTGTGCTGTTGCTTTGGGCGTTGGCGATGGTGGTGCGACGGGTGCCGGGTCGCTTACCAACCTTAATGCTTATCGTGCTGTCTTTAACCGTCTCCTGCCGCTATCTGTGGTGGCGCTATACCGAAACTCTGAACTGGGATGACCCCGTCAGTCTGGTATGCGGCTTATTGTTGCTGTTCGCTGAAACATACGCCTGGGTGGTGCTGGTGCTGGGTTACTTCCAGACCATTTGGCCGCTTAATCGCCAGCCGGTGGCAATGCCGGATGATATCAATAGTTGGCCGACCATTGATTTGATGGTGCCGACCTATAACGAAGATCTTGGCGTGGTTAAACCAACTATTTATGCCGCTCTTGGTATTGATTGGCCAAAAGACAAAATCAATATCTATATTTTGGATGATGGTAACCGACCCGCGTTTAAAGCATTCGCTGCTGAGGTCGGGGTGCACTACATTGCCCGACCCACCCACGAGCATGCTAAAGCCGGTAACATTAACCATGCACTGAAACAGGCTAACGGTGAGTTTGTCGCCATTTTTGACTGCGACCACGTGCCGACCCGTTCTTTCCTGCAACTGACGTTGGGTTGGTTCTTTAAAGATACCAAGTTGGGCATACTCCAGACGCCGCATCACTTTTTCTCTCCCGACCCCTTTGAGCGAAACCTGGGGCGTTTTCGTCAGACGCCGAATGAAGGCACACTGTTTTATGGCTTGGTGCAAGACGGTAACGATATGTGGGATGCCACCTTCTTCTGTGGCTCTTGCGCTGTGCTGCGCCGCAGTGCGTTAGATGCTATTGGCGGTATTGCGGTAGAAACAGTGACTGAAGATGCCCATACCTCGTTGCGTATGCACCGTAAAGGATACTCCTCCGCCTATATCCGCATTCCGCAGGCCGCAGGCTTGGCAACAGAGAGTTTATCGGCGCATATCGGGCAGCGTATCCGCTGGGCGCGGGGCATGGTTCAGATCTTCCGGCTGGATAATCCACTACTGGGTAAGGGGCTGAAGTTAGTCCAGCGCTTATGTTATGCCAATGCCATGCTGCACTTTTTATCCGGTATTCCACGCTTAATCTTTCTAACCGCTCCGCTGGCTTTCTTGTTGCTGCATGCTTACATCATTTTTGCTCCGGCACTGGCGATTGCACTCTATGTGTTGCCGCATATGATCCATGCCAGTCTGACCAACTCCCGCCTGCAAGGGAAATACCGCCATTCCTTCTGGAGTGAAATCTATGAAACGGTGTTGGCATGGTATATCGCCCGTCCGACCACCATGGCACTTCTCAGCCCACACAAAGGAACGTTTAATGTGACGTCGAAAGGGGGGTTGGTTGAAGAGCAGCATGTGGATTGGGTGATTACCCGCCCGTATATCGCGCTGGTTCTTCTCAACGTTGCCGGCCTGATTGCGGGTTTGTGGCGTTTGGGTCATGGCCCGTCGAATGAAATTATGACGGTGGTTATCAGCTTGGTGTGGGTGATTTATAACATGACGATTTTAGGCGGTGCCGTCGCGGTGGCAGTTGAAGCTAAACAAGTGCGCCAGTCACACCGGGTCGAGATAGCCATGCCAGCCGCAGTAGCCCGTGCTGATGGTCACTTGTTCTCCTGTACATTGCGCGACTATTCCGATGGTGGCGTGGGGATTGAAATGCGCGAAGCCGGATTACTGCAAGAGGGTGAGGCGGTTCATTTACTGCTCAAACGTGGGGCGCAGGAGTACACCTTCCCCTGTGAGGTGACCCGAGCCTTCGGCACTAAAGCCGGGATGCGAATGCATCAACTGAGCGTGGCACAACATATTGATTTTATACAGTGTACCTTTGCCCGTGCCGATACCTGGGCGCTGTGGCAGGATGGTTTTCCTGAAGATAAGCCGATTGAAAGTCTGCGCGATGTGTTGGCGCTGGGCTTTAGAGGATATGTCCGTATGGCCAGCTATGCGCCACCGGTAATGCGAAATGTATTGGTAGGATTTACTTCCCTGATTGCCTGGATAGCGTCATTTGTACCCCATGGCGTCGGTAAGAATCAGGCTCCGAGTAGCCAAGGCCAGACAGTGGCTCAACATTGA
- the bcsE gene encoding cellulose biosynthesis protein BcsE, with product MPRSFTLGIRKIWDELAVMQAPGFYWVNIERQIDANLFCQQLIRNQSENTRAALICCGLKPEKLLANIVGYGPYKLPLFTLPAQRKALLHLTQDLMRSLRPQQRLFILLAPASLWQTFTGEEMQQWLQHIQQWLEAQNCTLIVICHSSGINKIKNQLVSQHRYLQGLASLQWQQDNAQYVASWWSTEKGVTANQLVRLEADEQGWSMADEVQQALPLSRNDEHLYLAERTILEGAPPLSTNWQLLDNNVVLAQRAISAHAATLIFALNQSEQIDDLAHQIHNIRRQRGDAIKIVVREMNASLRYSDERLLLACGANLIVPHIAPLSRFLTMLEGIQGQHSSRHVPQDINALLEALRPLQLKGYLPPAEFCHSVLQLMNNTLLPENGKGVMVALRTVPGLQARQALTLCHLRRYGDVVTVADNHVVLFLSTCRINDLDTALKYIFRLPVAEIFSNQRVWYQDQAIIAEIHRMNTPDAWQMTGDKKSYTQQMDTAEQAEVSRRVPVPLALNVGPNKEQTQ from the coding sequence ATGCCACGATCTTTCACATTAGGTATTCGAAAAATCTGGGATGAATTAGCAGTGATGCAGGCGCCTGGGTTTTATTGGGTCAATATTGAACGTCAAATTGATGCTAATTTATTCTGTCAGCAACTTATTCGTAACCAATCTGAAAATACTCGGGCCGCCTTGATTTGTTGCGGGCTAAAACCTGAGAAATTACTGGCAAATATTGTGGGTTATGGCCCCTATAAATTGCCACTTTTTACCTTACCGGCACAAAGAAAAGCATTACTACATTTAACTCAAGATTTAATGCGTTCATTACGGCCGCAACAGCGACTGTTCATTCTGTTAGCACCGGCCAGTTTATGGCAAACATTCACTGGCGAAGAGATGCAGCAGTGGCTACAGCATATTCAGCAATGGCTGGAGGCGCAAAACTGTACGTTAATCGTAATTTGCCACAGTTCTGGTATTAATAAAATTAAGAATCAATTAGTTAGCCAGCACCGTTATTTACAAGGATTGGCTAGCCTGCAATGGCAGCAAGATAATGCCCAGTATGTTGCCTCTTGGTGGAGCACTGAAAAAGGGGTTACCGCCAATCAGTTAGTCCGATTGGAAGCAGATGAACAAGGCTGGAGCATGGCGGATGAAGTTCAACAGGCACTGCCGCTTTCACGTAATGATGAGCATCTGTATTTGGCGGAGCGCACTATTTTGGAAGGCGCTCCGCCACTCTCTACCAACTGGCAACTACTTGATAATAATGTAGTATTGGCGCAGCGGGCAATAAGTGCTCATGCCGCCACATTGATTTTTGCCCTTAATCAAAGTGAGCAAATTGACGATTTAGCACATCAGATCCATAACATACGCCGCCAACGGGGTGATGCTATCAAAATTGTGGTGCGTGAAATGAACGCCAGCCTGCGTTACAGCGATGAACGTTTATTGCTGGCCTGCGGCGCGAATCTGATCGTGCCTCACATCGCACCGCTGTCACGCTTTCTTACCATGTTAGAAGGTATTCAGGGCCAACATTCCTCTCGGCATGTTCCTCAAGATATCAATGCGTTATTGGAGGCGTTACGCCCACTTCAGCTTAAAGGTTATTTACCTCCCGCTGAGTTCTGCCACTCTGTTTTGCAACTGATGAACAACACGCTGCTGCCAGAAAACGGCAAAGGTGTCATGGTTGCTCTGCGGACAGTCCCTGGGTTACAGGCCAGACAAGCACTAACACTGTGCCATCTACGCCGCTATGGTGATGTGGTAACGGTAGCTGATAACCACGTGGTATTATTCCTTTCTACCTGCCGTATCAATGATTTAGATACCGCTCTGAAGTATATATTCCGTTTGCCGGTGGCTGAAATTTTCAGTAATCAACGGGTGTGGTATCAGGATCAGGCAATTATCGCTGAGATTCATCGGATGAATACCCCCGATGCATGGCAAATGACCGGTGACAAAAAATCCTATACGCAACAAATGGATACAGCTGAGCAAGCCGAAGTTAGCCGACGAGTCCCCGTGCCTCTGGCACTGAATGTCGGGCCGAACAAGGAGCAAACCCAATGA
- the bcsG gene encoding cellulose biosynthesis protein BcsG has translation MNAKNKLQESPSPWRYWRGLGAWNYYFLLKFALLWFGYLNFHPLANLVFIAFLLFPIPAYRVHRWRHWIAIPIGIGLLYHDTWLPGLNSILSQGSQITGFSFSYLIELISRFINWAMIGTAFVILVGYLFISQWIRVTVFVVAAMIWLNVASIAAPAFSLAPAAETSVASSPVTLGAEPPTPNSHQVAANGPPTDANLTAYLNAFYEQEKTRHTAFPTSLPTDAQPFDLLVINICSLSWSDIEAIQLDKHPLWNKFDILFKNFNSATAYSGPASIRLLRASCGQSSHKDLYLPQEQQCYLFDNLAKLGFTSQLMMDHSGVFGNYLQNIQDDGNMRAPLMSQKGISNQLASFDGEPIYNDLELLNRWLEQQQKGGDSRSATFLNIIPLHDGNRFVGTNKTADYHARAQTLFDQLNTFLAALEKSGRKVMVVVVPEHGAALVGDKMQMSGLRDIPSPSITHIPVGITLMGIKAPQPASPVIINTPSSYLALSELVSRMVDGKVFTAPTINWQTLTQGLPQTAVISENDNAIVIQYQGKPYIRLNGGDWVPYPQ, from the coding sequence ATGAATGCAAAGAATAAACTGCAAGAATCACCGAGCCCGTGGCGCTATTGGCGTGGTCTTGGCGCATGGAACTACTATTTCCTGCTAAAGTTTGCCTTGCTGTGGTTTGGTTACCTGAACTTCCATCCGCTGGCCAACTTGGTGTTTATTGCTTTCCTGCTATTTCCGATCCCGGCCTATAGGGTCCACCGCTGGCGTCACTGGATTGCGATACCAATAGGTATTGGTTTGCTATATCACGACACCTGGCTACCGGGGCTCAACAGTATCCTGAGCCAAGGCTCGCAGATTACGGGCTTTAGCTTCAGTTATCTAATTGAATTAATTAGCCGTTTTATTAACTGGGCCATGATAGGGACCGCCTTTGTTATTCTGGTGGGCTACCTGTTTATTTCACAGTGGATTCGAGTGACGGTTTTTGTTGTTGCAGCCATGATTTGGCTGAATGTTGCCAGCATCGCCGCACCGGCATTTTCTCTGGCACCTGCCGCTGAAACGTCGGTAGCATCATCTCCAGTAACACTGGGGGCTGAGCCGCCAACGCCTAATAGTCATCAGGTGGCGGCCAATGGCCCACCAACCGATGCCAATCTGACGGCTTATCTGAATGCATTTTATGAGCAGGAGAAAACCCGCCATACGGCATTCCCTACATCGCTGCCAACAGATGCGCAACCTTTTGATTTGTTAGTTATTAATATCTGCTCGCTGTCTTGGTCAGACATTGAAGCTATCCAACTGGATAAGCACCCGCTGTGGAATAAGTTTGATATTCTGTTCAAGAACTTCAACTCTGCCACCGCCTACAGTGGCCCAGCCTCTATTCGACTACTGCGCGCCAGTTGTGGCCAGTCATCGCACAAAGACCTCTATCTGCCACAAGAGCAGCAGTGTTATCTGTTTGATAATCTTGCGAAACTTGGCTTCACATCTCAGTTGATGATGGACCACTCAGGTGTATTTGGTAATTATCTGCAAAACATTCAAGATGACGGCAATATGCGCGCGCCGCTGATGTCACAAAAAGGCATCAGTAATCAATTGGCGTCCTTCGATGGTGAGCCAATTTACAATGATCTGGAACTGCTCAACCGCTGGCTGGAACAGCAGCAGAAAGGGGGGGATAGCCGCAGCGCAACCTTCCTGAATATCATACCGTTACATGATGGTAACCGTTTCGTTGGTACCAATAAAACGGCTGATTACCACGCTCGCGCCCAAACGCTATTTGACCAATTGAATACGTTTTTGGCGGCGTTGGAAAAATCAGGCCGCAAAGTTATGGTGGTGGTGGTACCAGAGCATGGAGCCGCGCTGGTTGGCGATAAAATGCAGATGTCCGGCCTGAGGGATATCCCCAGCCCAAGTATCACGCATATCCCTGTTGGGATTACGTTAATGGGAATCAAAGCGCCACAGCCCGCCAGCCCGGTGATTATCAATACGCCAAGCAGCTATCTGGCGCTTTCTGAATTAGTATCACGTATGGTCGATGGCAAAGTATTTACTGCGCCGACTATCAATTGGCAGACCCTGACACAAGGATTGCCGCAAACAGCGGTAATATCGGAAAACGATAATGCCATTGTGATTCAATATCAGGGAAAACCTTATATTCGATTAAATGGCGGTGACTGGGTGCCTTACCCACAATAA
- a CDS encoding cellulose biosynthesis cyclic di-GMP-binding regulatory protein BcsB, with product MVMRKITWFTALALGLTSFTHAETPTVPSAQSAVMATDVAQIPAISGDVPMRDVEYSFAKIAPPPGTFSLRGTNPEGQLEFGVRSDEVVTHATLNLEFTPSPSLIPVESQVKILLNDELMGVMAITKDQLGKPTHLQLPIDPRYITDFNRLRLVFVGHYQNICENPASNTLWLDVSKSSSLDLRYQSLLVKNDLSHFPEPFFDARDNRPLILPVIFAAAPDVSQQRAAAILASWFGDKAQWHGQNFPVLYNQLPTQHGVVFATNAQRPDFLKDYPLVKAPTVEIISHPNNPYVKLLLILGRDDNDLITAAQGIAQGNILFRGQNVTVDKVEPLAPRLPYDAPNWVRTDRPMTFAELQQYPEQLQTSGLLPPPISLAMNLPPDLFLTRSAGIDMRLIYRYTSTRLMDGSRLSISLNNQFVQDYPLSPNMPEDSKILRLPLLQGLQDAAKRLSIPSLKLGATNQLRFDFDYSTLLASGAEGRCETYSTAPNHAVIDGNSTIDFSGYRHFMEMPDLRAFANAGFPFSRMADLSETLVLVPPNPAPAQITTLLNAVGNIGAQVGYPAVGINITDDWSQAAEKDADVLIIGTIPPELRNDRKINVLVEQTLSWVKMPNRQTGLPTMMVPQSDWVADSQATISSEGAMSAIIGLQSPHFPQRSIVALLADSSRGYTLLNNAMLDTGKREAIFGSVAVIRESGVNSLRVGETYDVGHLPWWERIWHTLSTHPVLLAGVAVLVVVMAAMMVWRVLRLISRRRLSPDERD from the coding sequence ATGGTGATGAGAAAAATAACATGGTTTACCGCATTGGCTTTGGGATTGACGTCATTCACCCATGCTGAAACTCCAACGGTACCGTCAGCTCAATCGGCGGTCATGGCCACTGACGTGGCGCAGATACCCGCAATATCGGGTGATGTACCGATGCGCGACGTAGAATATTCGTTTGCCAAAATCGCGCCGCCGCCGGGGACCTTCTCCTTGCGTGGCACTAACCCTGAAGGCCAGCTTGAGTTCGGCGTGCGCAGTGATGAGGTGGTGACTCATGCGACCTTGAATCTTGAGTTTACGCCATCACCTTCGCTGATCCCGGTGGAGTCGCAGGTGAAAATTTTGCTGAATGATGAACTGATGGGCGTCATGGCGATCACCAAAGATCAGCTTGGTAAACCCACCCACCTTCAATTACCGATCGATCCGCGTTACATCACTGATTTCAACCGCTTGCGGTTAGTTTTTGTCGGCCATTATCAAAATATCTGTGAGAACCCAGCGAGCAATACCCTGTGGTTGGATGTCAGTAAGTCCAGCTCACTGGATTTGCGCTATCAATCGCTGCTGGTTAAAAATGATTTATCCCACTTTCCTGAGCCATTTTTTGATGCCAGAGATAATCGCCCGCTGATTCTACCCGTGATATTTGCTGCTGCACCTGATGTGTCGCAGCAGCGGGCCGCCGCTATTCTGGCCTCATGGTTTGGTGATAAGGCGCAATGGCATGGGCAGAACTTCCCGGTATTGTATAACCAACTGCCTACTCAGCATGGCGTAGTATTCGCGACTAATGCTCAACGCCCTGATTTCCTAAAAGATTACCCGCTGGTGAAAGCTCCAACGGTGGAAATCATCAGTCATCCGAATAACCCGTATGTGAAGTTATTGCTGATTCTGGGGCGCGATGATAATGACCTGATTACTGCGGCACAGGGGATCGCGCAAGGCAATATTCTGTTTCGTGGTCAGAATGTAACGGTGGATAAGGTTGAGCCATTAGCACCTCGCCTGCCTTATGATGCACCAAATTGGGTGCGTACCGACCGCCCGATGACATTTGCTGAGTTGCAGCAATATCCTGAGCAACTGCAAACATCGGGATTACTGCCGCCGCCGATTTCATTAGCGATGAATCTGCCACCGGATTTGTTCTTGACTCGCAGTGCTGGTATCGATATGCGCTTGATATATCGTTACACCTCAACACGTTTGATGGATGGTTCCCGCTTAAGTATTAGCTTGAATAATCAGTTTGTGCAGGATTACCCACTGTCACCGAATATGCCCGAAGACAGTAAGATCCTGCGTCTGCCATTGCTACAAGGCTTACAGGATGCTGCCAAAAGGCTAAGCATTCCGTCCTTGAAACTGGGCGCGACTAACCAATTACGTTTTGATTTTGATTACAGCACCTTGCTGGCAAGCGGTGCCGAGGGGCGATGTGAAACCTATTCTACCGCGCCGAATCACGCGGTAATTGACGGTAACTCTACTATTGATTTCTCCGGTTACCGTCACTTTATGGAAATGCCTGATCTACGGGCATTTGCCAATGCTGGATTCCCCTTCAGCCGTATGGCTGATCTCTCCGAAACGCTAGTTCTGGTACCACCAAACCCGGCGCCAGCACAGATAACCACCCTACTCAATGCGGTGGGAAATATCGGGGCGCAGGTGGGTTACCCCGCGGTCGGTATTAACATTACCGATGATTGGTCACAGGCGGCGGAGAAAGATGCGGATGTGTTGATTATTGGCACCATTCCGCCAGAACTGCGCAATGATCGAAAGATTAACGTACTGGTGGAACAGACCCTGAGTTGGGTAAAAATGCCAAATCGGCAAACCGGCTTACCAACCATGATGGTACCGCAATCAGATTGGGTAGCAGACAGCCAGGCGACGATAAGCTCTGAAGGGGCGATGTCGGCGATTATCGGTCTACAGTCACCTCACTTCCCTCAGCGCAGTATTGTGGCGTTATTGGCCGACAGCTCGCGTGGTTATACCTTGCTGAACAATGCCATGCTCGATACTGGCAAACGCGAAGCGATATTTGGCTCAGTCGCGGTTATTCGCGAGTCGGGCGTCAACAGCCTGCGGGTTGGTGAGACCTATGATGTCGGTCATTTACCGTGGTGGGAACGTATCTGGCATACCTTATCTACCCATCCGGTACTGTTGGCAGGGGTGGCCGTATTGGTCGTGGTTATGGCTGCAATGATGGTCTGGCGTGTATTACGTCTGATCAGTCGCCGCCGGTTATCACCTGATGAGCGAGATTGA
- the bcsF gene encoding cellulose biosynthesis protein BcsF, with the protein MNLNDIWQILLCAAVIFFPLGYVAHRWFPRWWEKRQHLFLSARYLKSEGVWLRNGSSSLTKKQP; encoded by the coding sequence ATGAATCTCAACGATATCTGGCAAATCCTGCTGTGCGCTGCGGTTATCTTTTTCCCTCTGGGTTATGTAGCACACCGTTGGTTTCCACGCTGGTGGGAGAAAAGACAACATCTGTTCTTATCTGCGCGATATTTAAAATCAGAAGGGGTTTGGTTGCGTAATGGCTCCTCTTCACTGACGAAGAAACAACCATGA